The following nucleotide sequence is from Embleya scabrispora.
CGCTACGCCGCCGAGGTCACCGCCCGCGCCCTCGCCGAGGCGGTGTACCGGGCGGGTGGCGAGCCGTTCATGATGCACCCGGCCGAACCCGCCGGTGCCGCGGGCCGGTTGGCCCGCGCCGACGCCCTGCTGCTGCCCGGCGGCGGCGACCTGGCGCCGAGCACCTACGGCGCGGACACGACGCACGACGAGGTGTACGACGTCGACGCCGATCAGGACGCCTTCGACCTCGCCGCCGCCCGCCACGCGCTGGCCGTGGGCCTGCCCACCCTCGCCGTCTGTCGCGGCCTCCAGGTGGTCAACGTGGCGCTGGGCGGCACGCTGTCCCAGGACATGCCCGTCCACCACCGCCACGTCGTGCACTCTGTGGCGCTGACCCCCGACTCGACCACCGCCCGCGCCGCCGGCGCCGTGGACCTGGCCGTCTCCTGCTACCACCACCAGGCGGTCGACCGCCCGGCGCCCGGCCTCCGGATCACCGGCACCGCCGCCGACGGCGTCATCGAGGCGGTCGAACTCGTCGACCCGGCAGGCTGGTTCGTCGCGGTCCAGTGGCACCCCGAGGACACCGCCGATACCGACCCGGCACAGCAGGCCCTGTTCGACGCCCTGGTCGAGGCGGCCACGAAGTGACCACCCGCACCACGACACGGCGCGCGGCGTGCTACCGGGCGGCCTCGGTACACGCCCGCACCATGCGGTCGAACGTGGCGACCAGGATCGCCCGTCGCTCCCGCTTCCACTCCTCCGACGGCCCCAGACCGTCGATGGTGCGCTCCCAGACGCCCACGAAGGTCTCCTTCCACCCCTCGACCACCTCGGCGGCGGGCATGTGGTCGGCGACATAGCCCGCGTCGTACAGCGCGCACACCAGTTCCAGGTTGCAGGGGATCGCCACGCCCCAGTACTCGTCCGGCTCCAGCTGCACCGGATCGTCCGCCGCCATCACCTCGGCGACCTCGTCGACGAGCCGATCCACGATCATCGTCAAGTGCTCATGGGCGGGATCGCTGTCGAAGTTGCCACTGCCCCACGTACCCACGTTTCCTCCTCGTCCGGACCCACCCGCTCGACGCGGCGCACCGAGCGAAGCAGACCCGTCCGACATCCCCCCCGACCCCGCGATCCCGCCTAGCCCTTCGGGCGCCGCCCCCCGCGCCTCGGCTTCGGTTCGCCGCCGGCCAGGAGTTCCTGGCGGCGTTCCTCTCCCTTGGCCTCCACCTGCGCCACGATGCGACGCAGGCCGTCGGCCAGGGTGAGGCATTCGTCCGGGGTCAGGTCGTCGGCGACGAAGGCCTCCTCGGCGTTGAAGGCCGGGAAGACCCGGGCCATCAACTCTTCGCCGGCCGGGGTCAGCGAGAGCAGCACGAGCCGGCCGTCGGTGGCGTGCGCGGCCCGGTGGAGCAGCCCGCGCGTCTCCAGCGTGCGGGCCACGCCGGTGAGCGTGCCCTTGGAGATGCCCGCCTCCTCGGCGACGTGCCGGGTCTCGCTCTCGCCCCAGATCCACACCTCCCACAACACCGTGAACGCGGTCCAGGTGAGTTCGGCGTCGCGCAGCACCGAGTTCTCCAGGTGCTGGCGCACCGCGGCGGCCGCCCGGTAGATGTTCGACACCGCGGCCATCTGCTCGCGCCGCAGCGGGATGTCGCCCAGCCGGGCCCGAACGGCCTTCTCCGTCTCGGTGATGGACCGCTTGCCGACCAACGTGCCCCGCCTCATCTCGTCGTGCGCGTATCCGACCCCGGCCGGATACGCCCTGTGCACCGTGAAATCTAGCCCTTGTGAGGACCTGTTTGCATCCGTACGATCGGCGGCACCCACAGATCGTACGGGTCCAAACGAAATGGTTCCCGCCCGTTCCCACCCTCGGAGGCGCCGGACATGGCAGTCGGACAAGCGTCGACGAACGACTCCGCCAACCCCGACCCGGACGTGTCCTCGCGCGGTTCGCTCGGTGTCGCGCACATCGTCTTCTTCGTGGTGGCGGCCTCCGCCCCTCTCACCGTCGCCGCCGGCGGCATCCCGCAGAGCCTCGCGGTCACCGAGACGTCCGGCATACCGGCGGCCTACCTCGTCCTCGCCGCCCTGCTCGCCGTGTTCAGCGTCGGCTACGCGGCGATGAGCCGGCGGATCACCGGCGCGGGCGCGTTCTACGCCTACGTGGCCCAGGGCCTGGGCCGGGTGGCCGGCCTCGGCGCCGCGTTCGTCGCGCTGATCTCGTACAACGCCATGCAGATCGGCATCTACGGCCTGTTCGGGTTCACCACGGCCGACTTCCTGGACGCCAAGTTCGGCCGGCACGTCGACTGGTGGGTGATCGTCCTGGCCGGCATCGCGGTCGTCGGCATCCTGGGCTATCTGCGCATCGACCTCAACGCGCGGGTGCTGGCCGCCCTGCTGATCGCCGAGACGATCACCGTACTGGTCTTCGACATCGGGGCGTTCGGCCACGCTCCCGAGGGCGTGTCGCTGCACCCCTTCTCCTGGGACGCGCTGACCACCGGCTCGATGGGCGCGGCCTTCTGCTTCGTGATGGCCTCCTTCACCGGCTTCGAGTCGGCCGCGATCTACGGCGAGGAGTGCAAGGATCCCCGGCGCACCGTGGCCCGCTCGACCTACATCTCGGTCGGTGTGATCGGCGTGCTGTACGCGATCACCGCCTGGGCGCTGATCAGCGGGGCGGGTACCGACAAGGCGGTCGCGGCGGCGGCCGAGCACGGGCCGAACCTGATCTTCGTGCTCGGCGGCGACCGGATCGGCTCGGGGTTCGCCGACGTGGCCCAGGTGTTCCTGATCACCAGCCTGTTCGCCGCGCTGCTGTCCTTCCACAACGCGGTCGCCCGCTACTTCTTCGCGCTCGGCCGCGAGGGTGTGCTGCCGACCCCGCTGGGCCGCACCCACCCGCGCAACGACTCCCCGCACCTGGGATCGGCCACCCAGACCGTGCTCGCCGCCGCCGTGGTGCTCGTGTTCGCCGTGCTCGACCGCGACCCGATGGCGACGCTGTTCAACTGGTTCACCAACCTGGGCGCGCTGGGCGTGATGTTGCTTCTGGTGCTGACCTCGCTCGCGGTGATCGCCTTCTTCCTGCGGCACGGCGCCGACGGCGAGAACGTGTGGAGCCGGTTGCTCGCGCCCGCCGTCGCCGCGGTGCTGCTCGCGGGAGTGTTCGTCGCCGCCCTGGACAACTTCGGCGTGCTCCTCGGCGTCGACTCGGGCTCCGCGCTGCGCTGGGTGCTGCCCGCGCTGGTGCTCGGCGCGGGGGTGGTCGGCGCGCTGTTCGCGCTGTACCTGCGCGCGGCCCGACCGCACGTCTACGCGGGCATCGGGCGGGGTCGCGGCTGACCGCGGATATCCGAAGGACCCTGCCGGTCGGCAGGGTCCTGTACGCGTGTACTCCCGCCCGGCCTACACCGCGCCCGAGGCGCCCGACACCCCCGACGTGCCGCTCGCCAGCAGCGTGCCGCCGTTCCAGACCACGCCGACCTGGCGGTAGTAGGCGCCGATCGGCTCGACCGGCTCCAGCCGGGCCAGTTCCTCCGTGGGCGCCTCGAACAGGGTCAGCTCCGCGTCGCCGGCCCACGCCTGCCCGCCCTCGGCGGACTCGGCGCCGGTGACCACCAGTTCGTCCAGGGCCAACCCCCCGCCCGGTTCGATCGACGGCAACCACCGGTGGTGCGCCATCGGATGCCCGTTGACGAAGCCGTTGGTCGGCGCGGGCTCGCGCAGCGTCACCACCACCTCGGCCAGGCGCCGATCGGCGGCGGCGAGGGTGGCACCGAACCTCGCGCCCGCCTCGATCCGCGGCGCCGGGCCGAACGGGTGCGGGCGGGTCTGGTGGATCGAGCCCAGCTTCTTCGGATAGCCCTGGTGCAGCCCGCGTGCGATGGCGAAGTCCTTGTCCACCCATATGTACACGCAGCGCGAGTAGATCACCCCCGCGTAGCGGCAGCGCACCACCACGAAGCACTCCCGGTACTGCGCGCGCACCGGGTCCAGCAGTTCGTCCCGCCCGTCCGAGCAGGACTGCCAGTCGGCCCAGATCAGCGCGACCGCGCCGGGATCCTCGTCGGCGAGTTCGAGTTGCGGAGGCAGCAG
It contains:
- a CDS encoding gamma-glutamyl-gamma-aminobutyrate hydrolase family protein; translated protein: MPRPLIALPCRFAATTSALRYAAEVTARALAEAVYRAGGEPFMMHPAEPAGAAGRLARADALLLPGGGDLAPSTYGADTTHDEVYDVDADQDAFDLAAARHALAVGLPTLAVCRGLQVVNVALGGTLSQDMPVHHRHVVHSVALTPDSTTARAAGAVDLAVSCYHHQAVDRPAPGLRITGTAADGVIEAVELVDPAGWFVAVQWHPEDTADTDPAQQALFDALVEAATK
- a CDS encoding DUF4259 domain-containing protein; amino-acid sequence: MGTWGSGNFDSDPAHEHLTMIVDRLVDEVAEVMAADDPVQLEPDEYWGVAIPCNLELVCALYDAGYVADHMPAAEVVEGWKETFVGVWERTIDGLGPSEEWKRERRAILVATFDRMVRACTEAAR
- a CDS encoding MarR family winged helix-turn-helix transcriptional regulator codes for the protein MVGKRSITETEKAVRARLGDIPLRREQMAAVSNIYRAAAAVRQHLENSVLRDAELTWTAFTVLWEVWIWGESETRHVAEEAGISKGTLTGVARTLETRGLLHRAAHATDGRLVLLSLTPAGEELMARVFPAFNAEEAFVADDLTPDECLTLADGLRRIVAQVEAKGEERRQELLAGGEPKPRRGGRRPKG
- a CDS encoding APC family permease; translation: MAVGQASTNDSANPDPDVSSRGSLGVAHIVFFVVAASAPLTVAAGGIPQSLAVTETSGIPAAYLVLAALLAVFSVGYAAMSRRITGAGAFYAYVAQGLGRVAGLGAAFVALISYNAMQIGIYGLFGFTTADFLDAKFGRHVDWWVIVLAGIAVVGILGYLRIDLNARVLAALLIAETITVLVFDIGAFGHAPEGVSLHPFSWDALTTGSMGAAFCFVMASFTGFESAAIYGEECKDPRRTVARSTYISVGVIGVLYAITAWALISGAGTDKAVAAAAEHGPNLIFVLGGDRIGSGFADVAQVFLITSLFAALLSFHNAVARYFFALGREGVLPTPLGRTHPRNDSPHLGSATQTVLAAAVVLVFAVLDRDPMATLFNWFTNLGALGVMLLLVLTSLAVIAFFLRHGADGENVWSRLLAPAVAAVLLAGVFVAALDNFGVLLGVDSGSALRWVLPALVLGAGVVGALFALYLRAARPHVYAGIGRGRG
- a CDS encoding acetoacetate decarboxylase family protein, translating into MTGVRGVHGFFHPKTGTGRSSLIPAPPWHYSGDLLTVEYRTDPARVAELLPPQLELADEDPGAVALIWADWQSCSDGRDELLDPVRAQYRECFVVVRCRYAGVIYSRCVYIWVDKDFAIARGLHQGYPKKLGSIHQTRPHPFGPAPRIEAGARFGATLAAADRRLAEVVVTLREPAPTNGFVNGHPMAHHRWLPSIEPGGGLALDELVVTGAESAEGGQAWAGDAELTLFEAPTEELARLEPVEPIGAYYRQVGVVWNGGTLLASGTSGVSGASGAV